In the genome of Nonomuraea sp. NBC_00507, the window GGGCCACCGCAGCCCGCGCCACCAGGCACCACATCGCCTCCATCAGCAGGTCTTCCGGCGGTTCCGGCAGGGCCGCCAGCGCCGCCGCGGCCTCGTCGCGGCGGTCGGCGGCCAGCAGCAGGGGGCGGACCCACGGCTCGTACGGTCCCCAGTCCGCCTCGCCGGTCCCGGGCGGCAGGCCGCGGCGCACGCGCGCGCAGAGCGACGCCAGCGGCAGCAACCCGCGCTGCAGTCCCGGCATGCCGGCGCCGTCCAGCCGCGCGGCCGCCCGGCGGTAGGCCGCCTCCACCTCCTCAACCGCCGGCGCCGGCCCGGTCACGTCGAGGCGAAGTGCCCGGTACCAGGCGGTGAACACGCTCACCAGCGGCAGCTCATGCCGTTCGGCCAGCCGTTCCGCGGCGGCGGCGTGCTCGTCGGCGACCGCGAAGTCGGCCCGCGCGCACCGTGCCTGCAAGCGGATGAGATGCCCGAGCACCTCGAAGGTGACCAGCCCGTGCCGGGCCGACAACGCCACCAGCTCCGCGCCGACCTCGTCCCGGCGACCGGCCAGCCCCGCACGCGAGAAGGTCTGCATGAACACGCCGTTGAGCGCGAAGGCCAGCAACGCGGGATCGTCCAGCCGGCGCGCGATCTCCTCCGCCTGCCGGGCCGCCGCACCCCCACGCGCGGCATGCGTGCCGCGCGACTCCAGCGCGATCGTGGCCAGCAGCCGTGCCCGTACCGCGTCCGGCGCGCCCGGCGGGAGCGCGGCCAGGGCGCGTTCGGCCGCCGCCACGACCTGCGCCGCCTGCTCCGCGTCATCCGCACGGGTCCAGATCGCCGGCACGTCGTAGGATCCGATCACCCGCGCCGTCAGCTCCGCCTCGCCCAGCTCCTCGGCCGCCGCGATCGCCGCCACCCGGTGCCGGCGCGCCGCCTCCAGGCCCGCGCCGCCGGTCACGGCCAGATCGCGCATCAACGTCACCGTCGACTCCAGCCGCGCCCTGGCGCCCGCCGGCACACTGCGGTCGTAGGCGGCCGCCGCCTGCGCCCACACCGAGCCCGCCGTACCCGACAGCGGGTCAAGATGCGGGGCATGACGCAAGATGTCGGCCTCCAGCCGGCGCAGCCGCGGCCCCGGATCCACCCCCAGCTGCTCAGCCAGCAGGCCGCGCGCCCGGCGCAGCACCGCCAGCGCGTCGCCTTGGCGGCCGGTACGGTACAGCGCCAGGGCCAGCAGCCGCCAGCCGTCCTCCCGCCAGGGGTTCTCGGCCACGTGTGCGTCCAGGTCCGGCACCGCCTCGCCGGCCAGCCCCAGAGCCAGCAGCGCCTCGGCCCGCCGCTCGATCGCGTGCAGGCGCAGCTCGGCCAGGCGCGAACGCTCCGCCCGTGCCCAGTCCTGGCCGGCGAACTCGGCGTAGGAAGGCCCGCGCCACCAGCCCAGAGCCTCCTCCAGCCGCTCGAGAGCCGGCCGCGGCGGCAGCGCCGCGGCGGCGGTGACCGCCTGCTCGAACCGCCAGGCGTCCACCGCGTCGGGGGCGGCGCGCAGCGCGTACCCCGGACCTTCGGTCACCAGCAGCCGCGGCGCGGCGCGCGGCGGCCGCTCCGGCTCCAGCGCGCGGCGCAGCGCCGCCACGAACGTGCGCAGCGCCGCCACCGCACCCGGCGGCGGCTCGTCCTGCCACAGGTCCCCGGCCAGGCGCGTCACCGGTACGACGCGGCGGCGGGCGACGATCAGTCGGGCCAGCACCGCGCGGTGCCGCGGCCCTTTGACGTCGACCACGCCACCGGCCTCGTCCCAGGCCGTCACCGGCCCCAGCACCCCGAACCGCACCGTTCGACCACCCTCCTCAGCCAGCCACGGTAGCGCGCTGATCGGATGCTCATTCGCGCCCGGCACGCTGAACGGGTCACCTTCGGCAAAGGAGCCCACCATCATGACGACCAGCAGCGACACCAGCAGCGACACCATCGCCGGCTTCGACTACCGGCGCGTCCCCGTCGCCGAAGGCGTGTCACTCAACGTGGCCGTCGCGGGTGAGGGCAGCCCCCTCGTGCTGCTGCACGGCTTCCCCCAGACGCACCTGATGTGGCGGCACGTCGCCGCCGACCTGGCCGCCGACCACACCGTCATCTGTCCCGACCTGCGCGGGTACGGCGCCAGCGACAAACCCGCCGAGACCCTCGCCGCCACTTACGCCAAGCGCACCATGGCCGCCGACGTCGTGGCGCTGGCCCATGCGCTGGGTCATGAGCGGTTCGCGCTGGCCGGGCACGACCGGGGCGCCCTGGTCGCCTTCCGCGCCGGGCTCGACCATCCGGCGGCGATCACCCACCTGGCCTGCCTGGACGTGCTGCCGACCCTGGACATGTGGCAGGTGATGCGCGGCGCGGGCGCGGCCGTCGGCTTTCACCTGTACCTGATGGCCCAGCCTCCCGGCCTGCCCGAGGAGATGATCGCCGCCAGCGCGGACACGTTCTTCGGCCACTTCCTCGACCTGTGGGCCGGCGACCCGCGGGCGATCCCGGACGGCGTGCGCGCCGCGTACCTGCGGGCCTGCCGCCAGGCGATCCCCTCGATCGTCGCCGACTACCGTGCCTCCGCCGGGATCGACGCCGAACACGACCGGGCCGACCGGGAGGCGGGCCACCGGCTGCGGATGCCGGTCACCGTGCTGCAGCAGGACTGGGGGACGGCGCTCGGCTACGACGCGGCGGCGCTGTGGCGTGCCTGGGCGCCCGACCTGCGGCACGAGACCGTCACCTGCGGACACTTCATGGCGGAGGAGGCGCCCGCCGACGTCGTCAAGGCGCTGCGTGCCCTGCTCACCCGCTGACGGGCGCGAGGAGAGCCGCTCGTGCGACGCCGGCCGGGACGTACGCGGCCGCCGGTCGGTTAGACGACGGGGCGGGCGTCAGCGAGGCCACGCAGTCCAGCCGCTGCATCTCCCGCCGGTTGCGGCGCACGGTGTCGGCCGCCCAGTCGAGGATGACCGCACCCAGACCGGCCGCCCGGCGGCGGACCGCCATGGTGCACGTAGCCGGCCGAACCGGCCGCATCCGCCCACAGGGGGTCGGACCAGTCCAGGGTGAGCGTGCCGACGGCCGTGTCGCCGGCGCGGACCAGCCACGTCTCTCCCCGTGTGATCGCCTCGTCGATCCAGGAGGGCTCGAAACGGTCCGGCCACTGGGTGACGTCGCGCCGCCTGAGCCAGTCCGCCGCCTCGTTCAGCACGCTCAGGACCTCTGCCGTGTGGGCCGGTGAGGCGCGGTGGAAGGAGAGGTTCGCGGGTGTCGGCATGCGTCGATCCTACCGCTCGTTTGATAAGATGAACGAATGGTTCACCAAAATAGTGCACTGCAGGATGCCCTCTACCTCGACGACACCTACCTCGCTGAGATCACCACCACCGTGATCGCAGCGGGGCGGGACGAGGCCGGTGGCGCGTGGATCGCGGTGCGCGACAATCTTTTCCACCCCCAAGGCGGCGGACAGCCCGCCGACCGCGGCTGGGTGGGGGAGCGGGAGGTCGTTCCCGTCCGCCATGCCCCCACCGGCCTGGTGGTGCTCACCGGGGGCGAGCCTGGACCGGTCGACGGCGACGTCGTCCACACCCGCGTCGACGCGGGTGTGCGCCTGCTGCACGCGGCTCTGCACACCGCCGGCCACCTCGTCGAAGCGGCGAGCAGGGCCGAGGGCTGGACCCTGGCCGGCAGCAACCACTTCCCCGGCCAGGCCCGCATCGAGCTCACCCCGTCCGAGACGGGCACGCGCCTGGCCGATGCCGAGGACCGGGACAAGGCCGCCGACCGGCTGCGCGCGTTCGTGGCCGCGGCCGTGGCCGACGACCTGCCGGTCGTCGCCGAGCACGACGCCGCCGGCCGCCGGATCGTCCGGCTCGGCGATCTGCACGCCGCCCCCTGCGGCGGCACGCACGTCCGCAGTCTCGCCGACCTGGCGCAGGTGACGATCTCCGCCGTCAAACTCAAAA includes:
- a CDS encoding AfsR/SARP family transcriptional regulator is translated as MVSLLVSLLVVMMVGSFAEGDPFSVPGANEHPISALPWLAEEGGRTVRFGVLGPVTAWDEAGGVVDVKGPRHRAVLARLIVARRRVVPVTRLAGDLWQDEPPPGAVAALRTFVAALRRALEPERPPRAAPRLLVTEGPGYALRAAPDAVDAWRFEQAVTAAAALPPRPALERLEEALGWWRGPSYAEFAGQDWARAERSRLAELRLHAIERRAEALLALGLAGEAVPDLDAHVAENPWREDGWRLLALALYRTGRQGDALAVLRRARGLLAEQLGVDPGPRLRRLEADILRHAPHLDPLSGTAGSVWAQAAAAYDRSVPAGARARLESTVTLMRDLAVTGGAGLEAARRHRVAAIAAAEELGEAELTARVIGSYDVPAIWTRADDAEQAAQVVAAAERALAALPPGAPDAVRARLLATIALESRGTHAARGGAAARQAEEIARRLDDPALLAFALNGVFMQTFSRAGLAGRRDEVGAELVALSARHGLVTFEVLGHLIRLQARCARADFAVADEHAAAAERLAERHELPLVSVFTAWYRALRLDVTGPAPAVEEVEAAYRRAAARLDGAGMPGLQRGLLPLASLCARVRRGLPPGTGEADWGPYEPWVRPLLLAADRRDEAAAALAALPEPPEDLLMEAMWCLVARAAVALGDREAMRRARTALAPAAGELAGAGSGLLTLGPVSDHLAALADALRDTSA
- a CDS encoding alpha/beta fold hydrolase, with the translated sequence MTTSSDTSSDTIAGFDYRRVPVAEGVSLNVAVAGEGSPLVLLHGFPQTHLMWRHVAADLAADHTVICPDLRGYGASDKPAETLAATYAKRTMAADVVALAHALGHERFALAGHDRGALVAFRAGLDHPAAITHLACLDVLPTLDMWQVMRGAGAAVGFHLYLMAQPPGLPEEMIAASADTFFGHFLDLWAGDPRAIPDGVRAAYLRACRQAIPSIVADYRASAGIDAEHDRADREAGHRLRMPVTVLQQDWGTALGYDAAALWRAWAPDLRHETVTCGHFMAEEAPADVVKALRALLTR